In one Arachis duranensis cultivar V14167 chromosome 9, aradu.V14167.gnm2.J7QH, whole genome shotgun sequence genomic region, the following are encoded:
- the LOC127741558 gene encoding uncharacterized protein LOC127741558 produces MFAFLSCFTVLQRRPSSCLSPARRPRRSMLCSDIYQETLAKALAKHFGARLLIVNSLSLPGGTPSKEVDSAKESSKPERPSVLAKRSTHAASLKHSKPASSVDAEIVGGSTISSQAMLKQEVSTASSKCTTTKTGDRVKFVGNFPSAVSSIQNHPSRYDTYLIDLH; encoded by the exons ATGTTTGCTTTCCTGTCCTGTTTCACAGTTCTTCAGCGTCGTCCTTCGTCGTGTTTGTCGCCAGCTCGCCGTCCTCGAAGGTCCATGCTCT GTTCGGATATATATCAGGAGACTCTTGCCAAGGCACTTGCAAAGCATTTTGGTGCAAGGCTACTAATTGTGAATTCCCTTTCACTACCTGGT GGAACTCCTTCAAAGGAAGTTGATTCTGCTAAAGAAAGTTCAAAGCCTGAACGACCATCTGTGTTGGCCAAGAGAAGTACACATGCTGCTTCTTTAAAACATAGTAAACCAGCTTCTAGTGTTGATGCTGAAATTGTGGGTGGATCCACAATAAGTTCTCAGGCTATGCTGAAGCAGGAGGTTTCTACTGCTTCATCAAAATGCACTACTACTAAAACAG GTGATCGAGTAAAATTTGTTGGTAACTTCCCTTCTGCTGTCTCATCAATACAAAATCATCCTTCAAG ATACGACACTTATTTAATTGATCTGCattga